A window of Kocuria sp. TGY1127_2 genomic DNA:
CGCTCGTGTCGACCATCTTGGCGATGTCGAAATTCGTGAGGACCTTCTCAGGCTGGAAATGACCGAGACCGACGACCTTGGAGCCGTGCTGGGCAGAAGTGTGTGCAATGGGCATATTCAGAATCCTACTGCTTTCATAGCCCGTGCACGGCTCCTTGACCGACCGCCTAACTCATCTTTTCGGCGACGCGCTCGATCAAACCGGCGGCGTTCCGACGAGTGCGTTCGGAACGCTCTTCGGCGGTGAGAGTTTCTTCCATCTGACGCACCCCATCGGGCTTCTTCTTGCCCCAGGTGTAATCGGAACAGCGCAGATCGGAACAGATGTACGTGCCCACCGTGTTGTAGTGGTCCTTCTTGCCCTTGGCTCGCTGGATGGAGTACATCGAGACACCGCTGCCCGGATGAAGGGTCATGCAGAGCTGGCACATTTGCGCCCCGCCTCCGCTCTTCTGTGCGTTCCTGTGAAGGACAATACCTCGGAGGCCGGCCTCGGTTTCGGCAACGACATATGCGCTCTGCGGCGACTTCGGGTCGATCCAGCCGAGGAATATTTCGGAATCCCAGTCCGTCATAGCAAGGTCCTTCGGAACGTTGAGCCGCTGAGCGGCGCCCTTCGAACAATTGATGAAGCTCTTGCGGATTTCTGACTCAGTGTGTTGCTGCATGGTCAATACCCCATTGACGTGGTGGCGCGCAGACGTGTTCCCAGAACGGGGCTGCGCGGAAATGGCTTGTGCACAATGCCTCGACGGCCGACTCGCGGCGGCTTCTCATCGGGCACAGGTCATCGCAGGTTGCGCCGTTATCCAGGCAGCAACCGGCAGGAACGGGGCTATCTGGTGTCGGCGGTCAATCCGCCGACAACCTCCTGACGCCTTGGGGCATCGATACCTGAGCAAGTCACGTCCCCTTTTATACACCCCGGGTCAAGTCCGTGCCCGGCGGAGAGACCGGTCGACCCAGGTCATCACGGCAAACAACGTCGCGAGGACGACCATGAACAGACCCAATTCGTGAAGTCCGGAGGTCGTAGCCTTCTGCCCGAAGAAGAAACCCGAGGCCGACGACGCCGCCATCGCGCCGAAATACATGAACGTTCGGAGCAGGCCCGCCGAAGCCCCGATTTTGTCTTCTCTTGCCTGGAAATAAACGGCATTCTGATTGGCCAAGCTCACCAGGCCCTGAGGTATCCCGAGGATCAGGGCAACGACTACGAGGAGCCATACGGGCGCGTCGTCGGCAAGGGTCATGATCAGGGCGCAGGCCACGATTTGGGCAAGTGCCCCGACCTTCAGTTTGAGACGAACTTCAGCGAAACGGCCGGTCAGCAAGGTCACGAGAATCCCGGTACCAAAGGTCGGCAGCAGGAGAAGTCCCGCGGTCGAGGCGGACAATCCACGTCCTTGCTCGAGCCACTGGGTGTATCCGTAGATAAACGCGTAGGAGACGGATTGCGCCAAGAAGGCCCTCACATAGGTCGCCATCAACGGTACGTTTCCGGCAAAGACGCGAACATCGATGAACGGCGCCCGACGTTTCATCTCCCACCAGGCGAAGGCCGCACCGAAGGCCACGGAGACCAACAGCAGCCAAGCCAGCGGCCAGGCAAGATTCATGAAGAACAGCAGTGCCGAGATGAGCGTGACCGAGAACAAGAGGATACCGGTCAGGTCGGTGTCCGTTGTGACATCCGAGTCGTCCGGTGAATCATGGGCCGGGAGGAACAAGGCGCCGAGAACGAATGCCGCTGCACCCAGTACGACATTGATCGTCATGGTGCTGCGCCAGCCGCCGAGGCCGATCAAGGCGCCTCCGAGCGTCGGGCCGATGACCGAAATGACTTGGGTCGTAATCGTCAGCACCGAGAGCACGGCTGCCGGGGTTTCGACTCCGGTGCGATGAGATTCGTATTTGATCAGTCGCATCGCTGAGGGATACCCGGCGCATGTACCGAAGCCCAACACCACTCTGGCGACCATCAGGACCCAAATATTCGGTGCCAGTGCGCCAAGGATTCCAGCAACCGTCGTCAGGAACGCGCCGATGAGGAACAGGCGTTTGGACCCAAATTGGTCGATCAAGCTGCCCATCAGGGGTTGTCCGATGGCCGTCGCAACGTACAGCGCGGAAACGAGCCAGGCCGTTTCGGAGGCCGGCGCTCCCAGTGCGATGCCGATCGGCACCAGCGCCACAGCAATGATCGATGAGTTGATGGGGTTGAGGATGGCACCCAGCATCATGGGTGCGTAGAGTCGCCGGTCGAAGCGGTCCGGTGGGGGGTTTCGCCTGTCGGTCAGCGAATTC
This region includes:
- a CDS encoding FBP domain-containing protein, which codes for MQQHTESEIRKSFINCSKGAAQRLNVPKDLAMTDWDSEIFLGWIDPKSPQSAYVVAETEAGLRGIVLHRNAQKSGGGAQMCQLCMTLHPGSGVSMYSIQRAKGKKDHYNTVGTYICSDLRCSDYTWGKKKPDGVRQMEETLTAEERSERTRRNAAGLIERVAEKMS
- a CDS encoding MFS transporter, translated to MMLGAILNPINSSIIAVALVPIGIALGAPASETAWLVSALYVATAIGQPLMGSLIDQFGSKRLFLIGAFLTTVAGILGALAPNIWVLMVARVVLGFGTCAGYPSAMRLIKYESHRTGVETPAAVLSVLTITTQVISVIGPTLGGALIGLGGWRSTMTINVVLGAAAFVLGALFLPAHDSPDDSDVTTDTDLTGILLFSVTLISALLFFMNLAWPLAWLLLVSVAFGAAFAWWEMKRRAPFIDVRVFAGNVPLMATYVRAFLAQSVSYAFIYGYTQWLEQGRGLSASTAGLLLLPTFGTGILVTLLTGRFAEVRLKLKVGALAQIVACALIMTLADDAPVWLLVVVALILGIPQGLVSLANQNAVYFQAREDKIGASAGLLRTFMYFGAMAASSASGFFFGQKATTSGLHELGLFMVVLATLFAVMTWVDRSLRRART